In one window of Brachyhypopomus gauderio isolate BG-103 unplaced genomic scaffold, BGAUD_0.2 sc105, whole genome shotgun sequence DNA:
- the LOC143497296 gene encoding uncharacterized protein LOC143497296, whose product MDGPNVNWKFLELLQQDHAEEFGSQLIVVGSCGLHALHNSFKGDVIIQQFEACLSLEAKSESFSAFQPMQTRLDVFLHGHLCKSYPELWTFCKKLLLLSHGQSTMERGFSLNKEVEEDNMQEDAIVAQRIICDYVSVCGGVLNVPLTKELLGAAASARSQYRLYLEEERRKQESQAQKQKRKAAEDHVEELRKKRVVLNEVATSLEKDADKLAEQAEGKAGNLREADPPPPQTQNAEITLQFVCAGFVPICVVNIFVCAIKAFA is encoded by the exons ATGGATGGTCCGAACGTCAATTGGAAGTTCTTGGAACTTCTGCAGCAGGACCATGCAGAGGAATTTGGTTCTCAGCTGATCGTGGTGGGAAGTTGTGGTCTGCATGCACTCCATAACTCCTTCAAAG GTGATGTGATAATCCAGCAGTTTGAAGCATGCTTGTCATTGGAGGCAAAATCAGAGTCCTTCTCTGCATTCCAGCCGATGCAAACCAGGCTTGATGTTTTTCTACATGGCCACCTGTGCAAGTCCTATCCTGAGCTTTGGACTTTCTGTAAGAAGCTTCTGCTTCTTTCCCACGGCCAATCAACCATGGAACGTGGCTTTTCTCTCAATAAGGAGGTAGAGGAAGACAACATGCAGGAGGATGCCATTGTGGCTCAGAGAATCATATGTGattatgtgtctgtctgtggggGAGTTCTTAATGTGCCCCTGACAAAAGAGCTCCTGGGAGCTGCTGCTTCGGCCAGGTCACAGTACCGCCTTTACCTggaagaagaaagaagaaaacaggAGAGCCAGGCACAGAAACAAAAGAGAAAGGCTGCCGAGGACCACGTTGAGGAACTAAGAAAAAAGAGGGTGGTCCTGAACGAAGTGGCCACCAGTCTTGAAAAAGATGCCGACAAGCTTGCTGAACAAGCCGAAGGGAAAGCAGGAAACCTACGTGaagctgacccccccccccctcaaacccaaaatgctgaaataacactgcagttcgTTTGTGCCGGGTTTGTGCCCATTTGTGTTGTAAATATTTTCGTTTGTGCTATTAAGGCTTTTGCgtaa
- the LOC143497293 gene encoding uncharacterized protein LOC143497293, producing the protein MSSISIMRNGKTTKNFSEVRNATTLPSIHLGEKAHPQQGGGNSHHFPVIAEVSQGKKREPEVSPNLRKFSRCAKLFTIAGQRGGKTTDICLDAGQRCSQTRFPSLVGEPGCKSSNRSVKIAHTLAAPAISGPAAIHTKVSSSPNPGTTHQHVRKVPVKVEDKASEVWNEEICPSSSLYSTPEKSEVCYKGLEGLASASLRSTKLEASQRCRDLGCQKSLLTRRAVLHKAESRAACSSPPRPSQVPQLSQDRASLDCQADANTHRQGKGQVGKAGLKGPGDKGVPKRREGGHSVKLITLDVSSPLQSVSFMPRKSRIQKGRVIIGSRYAPPGSLSTTACIQQWRF; encoded by the exons ATGTCATCCATCAGCATAATGAGAAATGGCAAAACTACAAAGAACTTCAGTGAAGTGAGGAATGCCACAACACTACCCAGCATCCATCTGGGAGAAAAGGCACATCCTCAACAGGGAGGTGGAAACAGCCACCACTTCCCTGTTATTGCTGAAGTCTCACAGGGGAAGAAAAGGGAACCTGAAGTCTCTCCAAACTTGAGAAAGTTTAGCAGGTGTGCTAAACTATTTACCATAGCTGGACAACGTGGTGGCAAGACGACAGACATATGCCTTGATGCAGGCCAGCGTTGCAGTCAGACTAGGTTCCCTTCCCTGGTTGGAGAGCCAGGCTGCAAGAGCAGTAACAGGAGTGTGAAGATTGCTCACACTCTAGCAGCTCCAGCCATCTCAGGGCCAGCCGCCATCCACACTAAGGTGTCCTCCAGCCCCAATCCTGGTACAACCCACCAGCATGTCAGGAAGGTCCCTGTAAAGGTGGAGGATAAGGCCAGCGAGGTGTGGAATGAGGAGATATGCCCCAGCTCCTCACTGTACTCCACACCTGAAAAGAGTGAGGTCTGCTACAAAGGGCTGGAGGGCCTCGCCTCAGCGTCCCTGCGCAGCACAAAGCTGGAGGCATCCCAGCGTTGCCGTGATCTGGGCTGTCAGAAGTCGCTGCTCACCAGGAGAGCGGTGTTACACAAGGCAGAGAGCAGAGCCGCCTGCTCGTCTCCGCCTCGCCCGTCCCAGGTGCCTCAGCTCAGCCAGGACCGTGCGTCTCTGGACTGCCAGGCTGATGCCAACACCCACAGGCAGGGCAAAGGCCAGGTTGGCAAGGCAGGCTTGAAGGGACCAGGAGACAAAGGCGTGCCTAAAAGACGTGAAGGAGGACACAGCGTGAAGCTCATCACTCTGGATGTGTCAAGCCCTCTTCAGTCTGTCTCCTTTATGCCACGCAAGTCCAG GATCCAGAAGGGACGAGTCATTATTGGATCACGTTATGCTCCACCTGGCAGCTTGTCAACAACTGCATGTATACAGCAGTGGAGGTTCTAG